The Pseudomonas kermanshahensis genome includes a window with the following:
- a CDS encoding YhbY family RNA-binding protein: MPLNNEQKKQYKSIGHDLKPVLIVAGNGVNEGVAAELERALADHELIKVEIRSEDREERAAAIAELCKVGRAELVQTIGKKALIYRKNPQPNKQLSNIHRFK, encoded by the coding sequence ATGCCGCTCAATAACGAGCAGAAGAAGCAATACAAGTCCATTGGTCATGACCTGAAGCCGGTCCTGATCGTTGCTGGCAACGGTGTTAACGAAGGCGTTGCCGCCGAACTGGAACGCGCACTCGCCGATCATGAACTGATCAAAGTCGAGATTCGCTCCGAAGATCGTGAAGAACGTGCCGCCGCCATTGCCGAATTGTGCAAGGTTGGCCGCGCCGAACTGGTGCAGACCATCGGCAAGAAAGCGCTGATCTACCGGAAGAACCCACAGCCGAACAAACAGCTGTCCAACATCCACCGCTTCAAATAA
- the ftsH gene encoding ATP-dependent zinc metalloprotease FtsH, which yields MAKNLILWLIIAAVLVTVMNNFSSPNEPQTLNYSDFIQQVKDGKVERVTVDGYIITGKRADGDNFKTVRPAITDNGLIGDLVDNHVVVEGKQPEQQSIWTQLLVASFPILVIIAVFMFFMRQMQGGAGGKGGPMSFGKSKARLLSEDQVKTTLADVAGCDEAKEEVGELVEFLRDPGKFQRLGGRIPRGVLMVGPPGTGKTLLAKAIAGEAKVPFFTISGSDFVEMFVGVGASRVRDMFEQAKKHAPCIIFIDEIDAVGRHRGAGMGGGHDEREQTLNQLLVEMDGFEMNDGIIVIAATNRPDVLDPALLRPGRFDRQVVVGLPDIRGREQILKVHMRKVPIGENVNPAVIARGTPGFSGADLANLVNEASLFAARSNKRLVEMKEFELAKDKIMMGAERKTMVMSEKEKQNTAYHEAGHAIVGRLVPEHDPVYKVSIIPRGRALGVTMFLPEEDRYSLSKRALISQICSLYGGRIAEEMTLGFDGVTTGASNDIMRASQIARNMVTKWGLSEKLGPLMYAEEEGEVFLGRSAGSQHASVSGETAKLIDSEVRSIIDQCYATAKQLLTDNRDKLDAMAEALMKYETIDADQIDDIMSGRTPREPRDWDGDSASGNPAAQGDRPESPIGGPAAQH from the coding sequence ATGGCAAAGAATCTGATCCTGTGGTTGATCATCGCAGCTGTCCTGGTGACAGTGATGAACAACTTCTCCAGCCCTAACGAGCCGCAGACCCTCAACTACTCCGACTTCATCCAGCAGGTTAAAGACGGGAAAGTCGAGCGCGTGACCGTCGACGGCTACATCATTACCGGCAAGCGTGCCGACGGCGACAACTTCAAGACCGTGCGCCCGGCCATTACCGACAACGGCCTGATCGGCGACCTGGTCGACAACCACGTGGTCGTCGAAGGCAAGCAGCCTGAACAGCAGAGCATCTGGACGCAGTTGCTGGTCGCCAGCTTCCCGATCCTGGTGATCATTGCCGTGTTCATGTTCTTCATGCGCCAGATGCAAGGTGGCGCGGGCGGTAAGGGCGGGCCGATGAGTTTCGGCAAGAGCAAGGCGCGCCTGCTGTCCGAAGACCAGGTCAAGACCACCCTGGCTGACGTCGCCGGTTGCGACGAAGCCAAGGAAGAAGTCGGCGAGCTGGTCGAGTTCCTGCGCGACCCGGGCAAGTTCCAGCGCCTCGGCGGTCGTATTCCGCGCGGCGTGCTGATGGTTGGCCCACCCGGTACCGGTAAGACCCTGTTGGCCAAGGCCATCGCAGGTGAGGCGAAAGTGCCGTTCTTCACCATTTCCGGTTCGGACTTCGTCGAAATGTTCGTCGGTGTCGGTGCGAGCCGTGTGCGTGACATGTTCGAACAGGCCAAGAAGCACGCCCCGTGCATCATCTTCATCGACGAAATCGACGCCGTTGGTCGCCACCGTGGCGCCGGCATGGGCGGTGGTCACGATGAGCGTGAGCAAACCCTCAACCAGTTGCTGGTAGAGATGGACGGCTTCGAAATGAACGATGGCATCATCGTCATTGCTGCCACCAACCGTCCTGACGTGCTGGACCCTGCGCTGCTGCGTCCTGGTCGTTTCGACCGTCAGGTCGTTGTGGGCCTGCCAGACATCCGTGGCCGTGAGCAAATTCTTAAAGTGCACATGCGCAAGGTGCCGATTGGCGAGAACGTCAACCCGGCGGTCATTGCCCGTGGTACCCCAGGCTTCTCCGGTGCAGACCTGGCCAACCTGGTCAACGAAGCTTCGCTGTTTGCCGCGCGCTCCAACAAGCGCCTGGTCGAAATGAAAGAGTTCGAGCTGGCCAAAGACAAGATCATGATGGGCGCCGAGCGCAAAACCATGGTCATGTCCGAGAAAGAAAAACAGAACACCGCCTACCACGAAGCCGGTCACGCCATCGTCGGTCGACTGGTGCCTGAGCATGACCCGGTCTACAAGGTGTCGATCATCCCCCGTGGTCGTGCCCTGGGTGTCACCATGTTCCTGCCTGAGGAAGACCGTTACAGCCTGTCCAAGCGCGCGCTGATCAGCCAGATCTGCTCGCTGTACGGCGGCCGTATCGCCGAAGAAATGACCCTGGGCTTCGATGGCGTCACCACCGGTGCCTCCAACGACATCATGCGCGCCAGCCAGATTGCCCGGAACATGGTCACCAAGTGGGGCCTTTCCGAGAAACTCGGCCCGCTGATGTATGCCGAAGAAGAGGGCGAGGTGTTCCTCGGTCGTAGCGCCGGCAGCCAGCACGCCAGCGTCTCGGGTGAAACCGCCAAGCTGATCGACTCGGAAGTGCGCAGCATCATCGACCAGTGCTACGCCACGGCCAAGCAGCTGCTCACCGACAATCGCGACAAGCTCGATGCCATGGCCGAAGCGCTGATGAAGTACGAGACCATTGACGCCGACCAGATCGACGACATCATGTCGGGCCGTACCCCTCGCGAACCGCGGGATTGGGATGGTGACTCGGCTTCGGGCAACCCTGCAGCTCAGGGTGACCGCCCGGAATCGCCAATCGGCGGCCCAGCGGCTCAACACTAA
- the rlmE gene encoding 23S rRNA (uridine(2552)-2'-O)-methyltransferase RlmE, protein MVQRSKSSANWLREHFNDPFVKQAQKDGYRSRASYKLLEIQEKDRLIRPGMSVIDLGAAPGGWSQVTSRLIGGQGRLIASDILEMDSIPDVTFIQGDFTQDAVLQQILDAVGDSHVDLVISDMAPNMSGTPEVDMPRAMFLCELALDLATRVLKPGGDFLIKIFQGEGFDMYLKDVRTKFDKVQMRKPSSSRDRSREQYLLGKGFKGV, encoded by the coding sequence GTGGTACAACGTTCCAAAAGCAGCGCTAACTGGCTGCGAGAGCATTTTAACGACCCTTTTGTGAAGCAAGCGCAGAAGGATGGCTACCGCTCGCGTGCGAGCTACAAACTGCTTGAGATCCAGGAAAAGGACCGTTTGATCCGTCCTGGCATGAGTGTGATCGACCTCGGCGCAGCCCCGGGTGGCTGGTCGCAGGTGACCAGTCGTCTGATTGGTGGCCAAGGGCGCCTGATCGCCTCCGACATCTTGGAAATGGACTCGATCCCTGACGTTACCTTCATTCAAGGCGACTTCACCCAGGATGCAGTCCTGCAGCAGATTCTCGACGCAGTCGGTGATTCTCACGTAGACCTTGTGATTTCCGACATGGCCCCCAATATGAGTGGTACGCCTGAAGTGGATATGCCGCGCGCCATGTTCCTGTGCGAATTGGCACTGGACCTGGCAACCCGCGTGCTCAAGCCTGGTGGTGACTTCCTCATCAAGATTTTCCAGGGCGAAGGCTTCGACATGTACCTGAAGGACGTGCGCACCAAGTTCGACAAGGTACAGATGCGTAAGCCATCGTCTTCGCGGGATCGTTCGCGTGAGCAGTACCTGCTGGGTAAAGGTTTCAAAGGCGTGTGA
- the carB gene encoding carbamoyl-phosphate synthase large subunit, with the protein MPKRTDIKSILILGAGPIVIGQACEFDYSGAQACKALREEGFRVILVNSNPATIMTDPDMADATYIEPIKWQSVAKIIEKERPDAVLPTMGGQTALNCALDLERHGVLEKFGVEMIGANADTIDKAEDRSRFDKAMKDIGLECPRSGIAHSMEEANAVLEKLGFPCIIRPSFTMGGTGGGIAYNREEFEEICARGLDLSPTKELLIDESLIGWKEYEMEVVRDKKDNCIIVCSIENFDPMGVHTGDSITVAPAQTLTDKEYQIMRNASLAVLREIGVETGGSNVQFGICPNTGRMVVIEMNPRVSRSSALASKATGFPIAKIAAKLAVGYTLDELQNDITGGRTPASFEPSIDYVVTKLPRFAFEKFPKADARLTTQMKSVGEVMAIGRTFQESLQKALRGLEVGACGLDPKVDLASPEAASILKRELTVPGAERIWYVADAMRSGMTCEEIFALTGIDMWFLVQMEDLIKEEEKVKTLALSAIDKNLMLRLKRKGFSDQRLAVLLGITDKNLRRHRHKLEVFPVYKRVDTCAAEFATDTAYLYSTYEEECEANPSTRDKIMILGGGPNRIGQGIEFDYCCVHAALALREDGYETIMVNCNPETVSTDYDTSDRLYFEPLTLEDVLEVCRVEKPKGVIVHYGGQTPLKLARALEEAGVPIIGTSPDAIDRAEDRERFQQMVQRLNLLQPPNATVRSEEEAIRAAGGIGYPLVVRPSYVLGGRAMEIVYELDELKRYLREAVQVSNDSPVLLDHFLNCAIEMDVDAVCDGTDVVIGAIMQHIEQAGVHSGDSACSLPPYSLPAHVQDEVREQVKKMALELGVVGLMNVQLALQGDKIYVIEVNPRASRTVPFVSKCIGTSLAMIAARVMAGKTLKEIGFTKEIIPNFYSVKEAVFPFAKFPGVDPILGPEMKSTGEVMGVGDSFGEAFAKAQMGASEVLPTGGTAFISVRDDDKPQVAGVARDLIALGFEVVATAGTAKVIEAAGLKVRRVNKVTEGRPHVVDMIKNDEVSLIINTTEGRQSIADSYSIRRNALQHKIYCTTTIAAGEAICEALKFGPEKTVRRLQDLHAGLKA; encoded by the coding sequence ATGCCAAAACGTACAGACATCAAAAGCATCCTGATTCTCGGCGCTGGCCCGATCGTGATCGGCCAGGCCTGCGAATTCGACTACTCCGGCGCCCAGGCTTGCAAAGCCCTGCGCGAGGAGGGGTTCCGCGTCATCCTGGTGAACTCCAACCCGGCCACCATCATGACCGACCCGGACATGGCCGACGCCACCTACATCGAGCCGATCAAATGGCAGTCGGTGGCCAAGATCATCGAAAAAGAGCGCCCAGACGCGGTGCTGCCGACCATGGGTGGCCAGACCGCGCTGAACTGCGCCCTGGACCTGGAGCGCCATGGCGTTCTGGAAAAGTTCGGCGTAGAGATGATCGGTGCCAACGCCGACACCATCGACAAGGCAGAAGACCGCTCGCGCTTTGACAAGGCGATGAAGGACATCGGCCTGGAGTGCCCGCGCTCCGGTATCGCCCACAGCATGGAAGAGGCCAATGCGGTCCTCGAGAAGCTCGGCTTCCCGTGCATCATCCGCCCGTCGTTCACCATGGGCGGCACCGGTGGTGGTATCGCCTACAACCGTGAAGAATTCGAAGAAATCTGCGCCCGTGGTCTGGACCTGTCGCCGACCAAAGAGCTGCTGATCGACGAATCGCTGATCGGCTGGAAGGAATACGAGATGGAGGTGGTCCGTGACAAGAAGGACAACTGCATCATCGTCTGCTCGATCGAAAACTTCGACCCGATGGGTGTGCACACCGGTGACTCGATCACCGTTGCTCCAGCGCAGACCCTGACCGACAAGGAATACCAGATCATGCGCAACGCCTCGCTGGCGGTGCTGCGTGAAATCGGTGTCGAAACCGGCGGTTCCAACGTGCAGTTCGGTATCTGCCCGAACACCGGCCGCATGGTCGTGATCGAGATGAACCCGCGCGTATCGCGCTCGTCGGCCCTAGCTTCCAAGGCTACCGGCTTCCCGATCGCCAAGATCGCCGCCAAGCTGGCCGTCGGCTACACCCTCGACGAGCTGCAAAACGACATCACCGGCGGGCGTACCCCGGCGTCGTTCGAGCCGTCGATCGACTACGTCGTCACCAAGCTGCCACGCTTTGCCTTCGAGAAATTCCCGAAAGCCGACGCCCGCCTGACCACCCAGATGAAATCTGTGGGTGAAGTCATGGCCATCGGCCGTACCTTCCAGGAATCCCTTCAGAAAGCCCTGCGCGGCCTGGAAGTCGGTGCCTGCGGCCTGGACCCGAAAGTCGACCTGGCCAGCCCAGAAGCTGCCAGTATCCTCAAGCGCGAACTGACCGTGCCGGGTGCCGAGCGTATCTGGTATGTCGCTGACGCCATGCGTTCGGGCATGACCTGCGAAGAAATCTTTGCCCTGACCGGCATCGACATGTGGTTCCTGGTTCAGATGGAAGACCTGATCAAGGAAGAAGAGAAGGTCAAGACCTTGGCCCTGTCGGCCATCGACAAAAACCTGATGCTGCGCCTCAAGCGCAAAGGCTTTTCGGACCAGCGCCTGGCTGTACTGCTCGGTATCACCGACAAGAACCTGCGTCGCCACCGTCACAAGCTGGAAGTGTTCCCGGTCTACAAACGCGTCGACACCTGCGCCGCCGAGTTCGCCACCGACACTGCCTACCTGTATTCGACCTACGAGGAAGAGTGCGAGGCCAACCCGTCGACCCGCGACAAGATCATGATCCTGGGTGGCGGCCCTAACCGTATCGGCCAAGGTATCGAGTTCGACTACTGCTGCGTACACGCGGCGCTGGCCCTGCGTGAAGACGGTTACGAGACCATCATGGTCAACTGCAACCCAGAAACCGTCTCCACCGACTACGACACTTCCGACCGCCTGTACTTCGAGCCGCTGACCCTGGAAGACGTGTTGGAAGTCTGCCGCGTCGAGAAGCCGAAAGGCGTCATCGTGCACTACGGCGGCCAAACCCCGCTGAAACTGGCCCGTGCCCTGGAAGAAGCCGGCGTACCGATCATCGGTACCAGCCCGGACGCCATCGACCGTGCCGAAGACCGTGAGCGTTTCCAGCAGATGGTTCAGCGCCTGAACCTGCTGCAGCCGCCAAACGCTACCGTGCGCAGCGAAGAAGAAGCGATCCGCGCTGCGGGCGGTATCGGTTACCCACTGGTCGTGCGCCCGTCGTACGTACTGGGAGGTCGCGCCATGGAAATCGTCTACGAACTGGACGAACTCAAGCGCTACCTGCGTGAAGCGGTACAAGTGTCCAACGACAGCCCGGTGCTGCTCGACCACTTCCTCAACTGCGCCATCGAGATGGACGTGGATGCGGTCTGCGACGGCACCGACGTGGTGATCGGCGCGATCATGCAGCACATCGAGCAGGCGGGTGTGCACTCCGGTGACTCGGCGTGCTCGCTGCCACCGTACTCGCTGCCGGCTCATGTGCAGGACGAAGTCCGCGAACAGGTCAAGAAAATGGCCCTGGAGCTGGGCGTGGTCGGCCTGATGAACGTGCAGCTGGCCCTGCAGGGCGACAAGATCTACGTGATCGAAGTCAACCCGCGCGCCTCGCGTACCGTACCGTTCGTCTCCAAGTGCATCGGCACTTCGCTGGCGATGATCGCGGCCCGCGTCATGGCTGGCAAAACCCTGAAAGAGATCGGTTTCACCAAAGAAATCATCCCGAACTTCTACAGCGTCAAGGAAGCCGTCTTCCCGTTCGCCAAGTTCCCAGGGGTTGACCCGATCCTCGGCCCTGAGATGAAATCGACCGGTGAAGTCATGGGTGTTGGTGACAGCTTCGGTGAAGCCTTCGCCAAGGCCCAGATGGGTGCCAGCGAAGTGCTGCCGACCGGCGGTACTGCGTTCATCAGCGTGCGTGACGACGACAAGCCACAAGTGGCTGGCGTTGCCCGCGACCTGATCGCCCTGGGCTTCGAAGTGGTTGCCACTGCCGGCACCGCCAAGGTTATCGAGGCGGCTGGCCTGAAAGTGCGCCGTGTGAACAAAGTGACCGAAGGTCGCCCGCACGTGGTCGACATGATCAAGAACGACGAAGTGTCGCTGATCATCAACACCACCGAAGGCCGTCAGTCGATCGCTGATTCCTACTCGATTCGTCGCAATGCGCTGCAGCACAAGATTTACTGCACCACCACCATTGCGGCCGGTGAAGCCATCTGCGAAGCGTTGAAGTTTGGTCCTGAGAAGACCGTTCGTCGCTTGCAAGATCTGCATGCAGGACTTAAAGCATGA
- the folP gene encoding dihydropteroate synthase has product MSSVQYPTRLPCGNRVLDLSRTHVMGILNITPDSFSDGGRFSQRDAALRHAEAMVAAGATLIDIGGESTRPGARAVSVIEEIERVAPMVEAINSRLDVVISVDTSTPAVIRESARLGAGLINDVRALERDGALDAAADTGLPVCLMHMRGEPGNMQDDPHYDDVTADVTRYLEQRMAACAAAGIPADKIILDPGFGFAKTLAHNLSLFKHMEALYRLGRPLLVGVSRKSMIGLTLDRPVGERLYGSLALAALAMTKGASILRVHDVAETVDVVRMIAAVQNAE; this is encoded by the coding sequence ATGAGTTCAGTGCAGTACCCAACCCGGTTGCCTTGCGGCAACCGGGTTCTTGATTTGTCGCGTACCCATGTCATGGGTATTCTCAATATCACCCCCGACTCATTCTCCGATGGCGGGCGCTTCAGCCAGCGCGATGCTGCGCTGCGCCATGCCGAAGCCATGGTTGCCGCGGGCGCCACGCTGATCGACATCGGTGGCGAATCGACGCGCCCTGGCGCGCGTGCGGTGTCCGTGATCGAAGAAATCGAACGCGTGGCACCGATGGTCGAGGCGATCAACAGTCGTCTGGACGTGGTCATTTCGGTCGATACCTCCACGCCTGCGGTCATTCGTGAATCCGCACGGCTGGGGGCTGGCCTGATCAACGACGTTCGTGCCCTGGAGCGCGATGGCGCCCTGGATGCGGCGGCGGACACCGGCCTGCCGGTGTGCCTGATGCATATGCGCGGTGAGCCGGGCAATATGCAGGACGACCCGCACTACGATGATGTGACGGCCGACGTAACGCGATATCTTGAACAGCGGATGGCCGCCTGTGCTGCGGCGGGCATCCCTGCAGACAAAATCATTCTTGACCCGGGCTTCGGTTTCGCCAAGACATTGGCGCATAACCTAAGCCTGTTCAAACACATGGAAGCGCTCTATCGCCTTGGGCGCCCACTGCTGGTGGGTGTTTCACGAAAGAGCATGATCGGCCTGACGCTGGATCGTCCGGTCGGCGAGCGTCTGTACGGCAGCCTGGCGCTGGCAGCGTTGGCCATGACCAAGGGCGCGAGCATCCTTCGCGTCCATGATGTGGCCGAAACTGTCGATGTAGTGCGCATGATCGCTGCGGTACAAAACGCCGAATAA
- the greA gene encoding transcription elongation factor GreA, translating to MSITKYPMTVQGARALEEEHLFLSKTERPRLSQAIGEARELGDLKENAEYHAAREEQGMVEARIRDIEGRLQNSVVIDVTTIPHTGKVIFGTTVVLANTETDDEVTYQIVGEDEADVKQGKLSSGAPIARAIIGKEEGDTVVVKTPSGTVEYEIVEVKHI from the coding sequence ATGAGCATTACCAAGTACCCGATGACCGTCCAGGGCGCTCGCGCCCTGGAAGAAGAGCACCTGTTCCTGAGCAAGACCGAGCGCCCGCGCCTGAGCCAGGCGATTGGTGAGGCGCGCGAGCTGGGCGATCTCAAGGAAAACGCCGAATACCATGCCGCCCGTGAGGAGCAGGGCATGGTCGAGGCGCGTATCCGCGACATCGAAGGCCGCCTGCAGAACTCGGTCGTGATCGATGTGACCACGATCCCTCACACCGGCAAGGTGATTTTCGGCACCACCGTGGTGCTGGCCAACACCGAAACCGATGATGAAGTGACCTACCAGATCGTCGGCGAGGATGAAGCCGACGTGAAACAGGGCAAGCTTTCGAGCGGCGCACCCATTGCCCGTGCCATCATCGGCAAGGAAGAAGGTGATACCGTCGTCGTCAAGACGCCAAGTGGCACGGTCGAGTACGAGATTGTCGAAGTCAAACACATCTGA
- a CDS encoding MFS transporter, which produces MSKSNTSDRRLRAPSLEGILWQLAQVFWVGGLWVFHVGLVPALKVTGLAPLLVQDVAGQIDRWLIGVALLGLLTQLAVLARVEGLTAWWRQFRGQMLLLGFGACVGYYTLRYGISVGERWQMFCFLVLGFSGIVLVAQPVPVRARQARH; this is translated from the coding sequence TTGTCGAAGTCAAACACATCTGATCGGCGCCTGCGGGCGCCATCCCTTGAAGGGATCCTCTGGCAGCTGGCCCAGGTGTTCTGGGTCGGCGGCTTGTGGGTGTTTCATGTGGGGCTGGTGCCCGCGCTCAAGGTCACTGGCCTGGCGCCCCTGCTGGTGCAGGATGTCGCTGGGCAGATCGACCGCTGGTTGATTGGCGTGGCCTTGCTAGGCTTGTTGACCCAGCTGGCGGTATTGGCGAGGGTAGAGGGGCTGACTGCCTGGTGGCGGCAGTTCCGTGGCCAGATGCTGTTGCTCGGCTTCGGTGCTTGCGTGGGGTATTACACCTTGCGCTACGGCATTTCAGTGGGCGAGCGCTGGCAGATGTTTTGTTTCCTGGTACTGGGCTTTTCCGGCATCGTGCTGGTGGCCCAACCCGTACCGGTCAGGGCGCGCCAGGCGCGCCACTGA